Proteins encoded by one window of Rhodamnia argentea isolate NSW1041297 chromosome 6, ASM2092103v1, whole genome shotgun sequence:
- the LOC125315534 gene encoding glycine-rich protein 23-like gives MAAAPAAGGSGAGGAGGRRQRPRRRQAKVVVVWEEVMGSSGGGGGGRGALGGEGVGGGSDLDGGGGGGIGGMGGGGVEGCCDLANGGDGGMGGGGIGGGVDLAGGTNGGGVGGEGVKGGGDLAGGWGA, from the exons ATGGCGGCCGCGCCGGCGGCCGGCGGCAGCGGCGCCGGCGGCGCCGGCGGCCGGCGGCAGCGGCCGCGCCGGcggcaagcaaag GTAGTGGTGGTATGGGAGGAGGTTATGGGCAGtagcggtggcggtggcggtggtcgagGAGCCTTGGGTGGTGAAGGTGTCGGAGGAGGTAGTGACTTGGATGGTGGTGGAGGCGGAGGCATAGGAGGCATGGGTGGTGGAGGTGTCGAAGGATGTTGTGACTTGGCCAATGGTGGCGATGGAGGCATGGGTGGTGGAGGTATCGGAGGAGGTGTTGACTTGGCCGGTGGTACCAATGGAGGAGGCGTGGGAGGTGAAGGTGTCAAAGGAGGTGGTGACTTGGCCGGTGGTTGGGGTGCATGA